One region of Olleya sp. Hel_I_94 genomic DNA includes:
- a CDS encoding GNAT family N-acetyltransferase, with product MMLELRKTNSDNTDFKSLVKQLDDFLKITDGDDHAFYNQYNGLQNINNVIIAYKDNTAIGCGTFKKFSKNTVEIKRMFTTETARGQGVATQILQALEQWAKTSGFTFSILETGIRQIEAINLYKKCNYQITENYGQYQGVSESLCFKKEL from the coding sequence ATGATGTTAGAATTACGTAAAACCAATTCTGATAATACCGACTTTAAAAGTCTTGTCAAACAATTAGACGATTTTTTAAAAATCACAGATGGTGATGACCACGCATTTTACAACCAATATAATGGATTGCAAAACATTAACAACGTTATAATTGCTTATAAAGACAACACTGCTATTGGCTGTGGTACCTTTAAAAAATTTAGTAAAAATACAGTCGAAATAAAACGCATGTTTACCACAGAAACAGCCAGAGGACAAGGAGTTGCAACACAAATACTGCAAGCATTAGAGCAATGGGCTAAAACATCAGGTTTTACATTTAGCATTTTAGAAACAGGAATTAGACAAATAGAAGCGATTAATTTATATAAAAAATGTAATTATCAAATCACCGAAAATTACGGACAATATCAAGGTGTAAGCGAAAGTTTATGTTTTAAAAAAGAATTGTAA
- a CDS encoding COX15/CtaA family protein has protein sequence MKKDNKKVIYWLLTGCVLIFIMVIVGGITRLTHSGLSISNYKLISGTIPPMNDVEWQEAFDLYKQYPEYQKLNTHFTIEEFKDIYFWEWIHRVIGRFIGLVFFLPFLYFLITKQLTKPTIKKSIGLMCLGALQGFLGWYMVKSGLVDRPDVSHYRLAMHLTTAFITFSATFWVALDLMFPFNKIVNTGFNRLVKLGMLVLLIQIIYGAFVAGLDAGWVHNHWPMMSEGKFIHESVYIERDSLFANLTEGKSGVQFVHRTLAYIVVVFILLIYFKGKKHIETNYQRRALNVLLYLVFFQFILGVFTLILQVPVWLGVAHQVGAFLLLSAMTFTLHRFSK, from the coding sequence ATGAAAAAAGATAACAAAAAAGTCATCTATTGGTTGTTAACAGGATGTGTATTAATTTTTATTATGGTTATTGTTGGTGGTATTACACGACTAACGCATTCTGGCTTATCCATTTCAAATTACAAACTTATTTCAGGTACCATTCCGCCAATGAATGATGTCGAATGGCAGGAGGCTTTTGATTTGTACAAACAATATCCTGAATATCAAAAATTAAATACACACTTTACTATTGAGGAGTTTAAGGATATTTATTTTTGGGAATGGATCCATCGTGTTATTGGACGTTTTATTGGTTTGGTGTTTTTCTTACCGTTTTTATACTTTTTAATTACCAAGCAACTTACCAAACCTACCATTAAAAAATCCATTGGTTTAATGTGCTTAGGTGCATTACAAGGTTTTTTAGGATGGTATATGGTTAAAAGTGGCTTAGTGGATAGACCTGATGTTAGCCATTATAGATTAGCTATGCACTTAACTACAGCATTTATAACCTTTTCGGCTACTTTTTGGGTTGCATTAGACTTAATGTTTCCGTTTAATAAAATTGTAAATACAGGATTTAACAGGTTAGTAAAACTAGGGATGTTGGTCCTTTTAATACAAATTATTTATGGTGCTTTTGTTGCTGGATTAGATGCAGGTTGGGTACATAACCATTGGCCAATGATGAGCGAAGGAAAATTTATCCATGAAAGCGTATATATTGAGCGTGATAGTTTATTTGCTAACTTAACAGAAGGTAAAAGCGGTGTGCAATTTGTACATAGGACGTTAGCTTATATTGTTGTTGTGTTTATTTTATTAATTTATTTTAAAGGAAAAAAACATATCGAAACCAATTACCAACGCAGAGCATTAAACGTATTATTATACCTAGTATTTTTTCAATTTATTTTAGGCGTTTTTACTTTAATATTACAAGTTCCGGTTTGGTTAGGTGTTGCGCATCAAGTAGGTGCCTTTTTATTACTTAGCGCAATGACATTTACGTTACATCGCTTTAGTAAATAA
- a CDS encoding IS1096 element passenger TnpR family protein has product MIYRFRVILDNDTEEDIFRDFEIRESDTLEDLHNVITQCFGFDGNEVASFYLSDDEWNQGEEISLFDMSDGINDVRLMNETNLSDTVHEAQTKLIYVYDFMNMWTFFVELAEIVEVAEGVDYPNLMYVQGQVPTEAPDKIFEAESNDDDYDEFDDDFNIDDYDNLDFEENWN; this is encoded by the coding sequence ATGATTTACAGATTTAGAGTAATACTAGACAACGATACAGAAGAAGATATTTTTAGAGATTTTGAAATTCGCGAAAGCGACACTTTAGAAGACCTACATAACGTTATTACGCAATGTTTTGGCTTTGATGGTAATGAAGTCGCTTCGTTTTACTTAAGTGACGACGAATGGAATCAAGGTGAGGAAATTAGCCTTTTTGACATGAGTGACGGAATAAATGATGTTAGATTAATGAATGAAACTAATCTATCTGACACTGTCCATGAAGCACAAACTAAATTAATTTACGTCTATGACTTTATGAATATGTGGACCTTTTTTGTTGAATTAGCTGAAATTGTTGAAGTTGCAGAAGGTGTTGATTATCCAAACCTAATGTATGTACAAGGTCAAGTTCCTACTGAAGCTCCTGACAAAATATTTGAAGCAGAAAGCAATGATGATGATTATGATGAATTTGATGACGATTTTAACATCGATGATTACGATAATTTGGACTTTGAGGAAAACTGGAATTAA
- a CDS encoding ABC transporter ATP-binding protein, which translates to METILTISNLTKKYGNLTAVNNLSFTIKKGNVYGILGPNGSGKSTTLGITLNVVNKTSGSFSWFDGQTSTHNALKKVGAIIERPNFYPYMSAYKNLKLVCKIKEISEDKIDEKLELVGLLDRKESKFKTFSLGMKQRLAIASALLNDPEILILDEPTNGLDPQGIHQIRAIIKDIASQGTTILLASHLLDEVEKVCSHVVVLRKGHKLYEGPVDQMISSEGFFELKCDNPEHLVTYLNSHQNIKNTKVTDDLITAFLDAPMSASAFNKELIDNGIALSHLVLRKESLEEQFLQLTDNLEDQN; encoded by the coding sequence TTGGAAACAATTTTAACCATTAGTAATCTAACTAAAAAATATGGCAATTTAACTGCTGTAAACAATTTATCCTTTACCATTAAAAAAGGAAATGTCTATGGCATTTTAGGACCTAATGGTAGTGGTAAATCAACTACTTTGGGTATCACTTTAAATGTAGTTAATAAAACCAGCGGAAGCTTTAGTTGGTTTGATGGACAAACATCCACGCATAATGCTTTAAAAAAAGTAGGTGCTATTATTGAGCGTCCCAACTTTTATCCATACATGTCTGCTTACAAAAACTTAAAGTTAGTTTGTAAAATTAAGGAGATTAGTGAGGACAAAATTGACGAAAAACTTGAACTAGTTGGTTTATTAGATAGAAAAGAGAGTAAGTTTAAAACCTTCTCGTTAGGGATGAAACAGCGTCTAGCTATAGCATCTGCCCTATTAAACGATCCTGAAATATTAATTTTAGACGAACCCACAAACGGATTAGACCCTCAAGGAATACATCAAATTAGAGCTATTATAAAAGATATTGCAAGTCAAGGCACAACCATATTATTAGCTTCACATTTATTAGATGAAGTAGAAAAAGTTTGCTCTCATGTAGTTGTACTTAGAAAAGGTCATAAATTATATGAAGGACCTGTAGACCAAATGATATCTAGTGAAGGTTTTTTTGAACTAAAATGTGATAATCCAGAACACCTTGTAACCTATTTAAATAGCCATCAAAATATAAAAAACACCAAAGTAACAGATGATCTAATTACTGCCTTTTTAGATGCACCAATGTCTGCATCGGCTTTTAATAAAGAATTAATTGATAACGGAATAGCCTTGTCACACTTAGTACTTAGAAAAGAAAGTTTAGAAGAACAATTCCTTCAACTTACTGACAATTTAGAGGACCAAAACTAA
- a CDS encoding ABC transporter permease, translated as MLRLLQIELQKLLENRISKILIFFSFILPFFIILLSSFKINFFGLFTIDLGSVGIFDFPYIWHITTFFAALFKLFFAIVVVSMIGNEYSNKTIKQNLIDGLSKKEFILSKFYALLFFSLISTLLVGMLTLAIGLYYNSDSEAYYMFSESIFLLAYFVKLIGFFSLCLFAAVLIKRSAFALAFLFILFIVEWIIYGIILKNYDDDIATKIHNYFPLKSMWKLIDEPFRRIVAMKSPEKVDLVYDFAVHWQEIGIVAVWTTIFIYCSYKLLQKRDL; from the coding sequence ATGTTACGACTTTTACAAATAGAATTACAAAAACTTTTAGAAAATAGGATTAGCAAAATCTTAATTTTCTTTTCATTTATATTACCCTTTTTTATCATATTACTATCCTCGTTCAAAATTAATTTCTTTGGGCTTTTTACCATAGATTTAGGTAGCGTTGGAATTTTTGATTTTCCGTATATCTGGCATATCACCACATTTTTTGCTGCACTGTTTAAGCTGTTTTTTGCTATAGTTGTAGTAAGCATGATAGGTAATGAATATAGTAACAAAACCATAAAACAAAATTTAATTGATGGTCTAAGTAAAAAAGAATTTATCCTGTCTAAGTTTTACGCACTGCTATTTTTTTCATTAATATCCACACTGCTTGTTGGTATGCTAACCTTAGCAATTGGATTGTATTATAATAGCGATAGTGAAGCGTACTATATGTTTAGCGAAAGTATTTTTTTACTAGCCTATTTTGTCAAACTAATTGGCTTTTTTAGCTTGTGTCTGTTTGCTGCAGTGTTAATAAAAAGATCTGCTTTTGCACTAGCCTTCTTGTTTATACTATTTATTGTAGAATGGATAATATATGGTATTATATTAAAAAACTATGATGATGATATAGCAACTAAAATACACAACTACTTTCCATTAAAATCTATGTGGAAATTAATTGACGAACCTTTTAGACGTATTGTAGCCATGAAGTCTCCAGAAAAAGTAGATCTAGTCTATGACTTTGCAGTACATTGGCAAGAGATAGGTATTGTTGCGGTTTGGACTACAATTTTTATTTACTGCTCATATAAGCTATTGCAAAAAAGAGACCTATAA
- a CDS encoding T9SS type B sorting domain-containing protein: MKKILLIFAVLCAGTLSAQNEAANWYFGNNAGITFDTSTNEVSALTDGQLSTEEGCTSISDSTGNLLFYTNGENVYDRQHNIMPNGTGLFGNQSSTQSAIIVPKPGDPNIYYIFTQDTSFEGTLDSGFNYSIVDISLNSGFGDVTAKNQFLLHKASEKLSAVLKDCESQNIWVVAFGSNDALSNSGATDTNNNTFYAFEVSATGINTTPVISTLPYTVNQRRGYLKFSPDGTKIAMANISDGLRLLDFDPATGIISNSITIATNISPSGKPQNPYGVEFSPNNQILYVTTYYETSGSNFDNPSAQYGALLQYDLTATNISATEEVLDQRVMYRSALQLGPNGRIYRSLSATYNQGTPFLSVINNPNNLGQLADYQHAVIDLMGRSSRQGLPPFITSYFSEKIDIIPTDDQNTVILPLCTGDTYTLVAEAIPGAIYTWTKDEVPIPTPTIPYELFIDEAGNYEVVIDPSTSDCEIKEGQAIVSYYDIPLATQPSDLIICDDNNDATSTFDLQLQDASILNGQDPMQYSVHYYLSQMDADLDENQLESPYTNSNPIETIFARVYNINNPNCFDTTSFNLEVYNTPTIATLVDLAVCDDITDGDDSNGQSTVDLSTYNAQVYNSLSPAVYDISYHNTQLDADDNTNPLPTNYYNTTPFNETIYVRLENSNNTDCYATSSFVININPVPEANNQILFQCDEDGVPDGFTTFNLNQAIPDITNNAINTSTTFYSSMTNAETETNPLNAEAYNNASNPQTIYAVVTNTTSSCKAITEVVLEVSVTQISDYNAPIVCDELGSEDGINTFNLNDFSADMLTLLPTGITINFYETYDDALLETNALPFTYNNTTPYNQTIYARAENDNACYGINQVFLTVKPLPQLSDDQTILYCLNEFPETIQLSASTPTNNNYYYDWSTGETTATIDINTIGTYTVTATTVDGCSKTKTIIVEASNVATIDNIEVIDGTLNNNIITILASGEGNYLYEIINAENLSSGYQESNIFNNVKPGIYTVNVKDTKNNCGTVNQLFSVVGFPLFFTPNNDGKNDYWQVYGVSSQFQPNSLIQIFNRYGQLLTEFTPTSKGWDGTFNGLPVPTNDYWFTVKLQDGRLYKSHFTLKR, translated from the coding sequence ATGAAAAAGATATTATTAATTTTTGCTGTACTATGTGCAGGTACATTATCTGCTCAAAACGAAGCTGCCAACTGGTATTTTGGAAATAATGCAGGTATTACATTTGATACTTCAACCAATGAAGTTAGTGCTTTAACAGATGGACAATTATCTACTGAGGAAGGTTGTACAAGTATATCTGATAGTACAGGTAATTTATTATTTTATACAAACGGAGAAAATGTATATGACAGACAGCATAATATTATGCCGAATGGAACTGGTTTATTTGGTAATCAATCCAGTACACAATCTGCTATAATAGTACCTAAACCTGGTGACCCAAATATTTACTATATTTTTACCCAAGACACTTCTTTTGAAGGGACTCTTGACAGTGGTTTTAATTACTCCATTGTTGATATTTCACTAAATAGTGGCTTTGGTGATGTTACTGCTAAAAATCAATTTTTATTACATAAAGCTAGCGAAAAACTAAGTGCTGTTTTAAAAGATTGCGAATCACAAAATATTTGGGTAGTAGCTTTTGGTAGTAATGATGCTTTATCAAATTCGGGTGCTACAGATACTAACAATAACACCTTTTATGCTTTTGAAGTCAGCGCAACAGGCATTAATACCACACCTGTAATTTCCACATTACCATATACTGTAAACCAAAGACGAGGATATTTAAAATTTTCACCAGACGGAACAAAAATTGCTATGGCTAATATTAGTGATGGACTACGCTTACTGGACTTTGATCCTGCAACTGGTATTATTAGTAACTCAATTACTATAGCTACTAATATTTCGCCTAGCGGAAAACCACAAAACCCTTATGGTGTCGAGTTTTCTCCCAACAATCAAATATTATACGTCACCACTTATTACGAAACTAGTGGTTCTAATTTTGATAATCCAAGTGCACAATATGGTGCTTTATTACAATATGATTTAACTGCCACTAATATTAGTGCAACAGAAGAAGTATTAGACCAAAGAGTAATGTACAGAAGCGCTTTACAACTTGGACCAAATGGTAGAATTTACCGATCATTAAGTGCGACATACAACCAAGGGACTCCTTTTTTAAGCGTTATTAACAACCCTAACAATCTTGGTCAATTAGCAGACTATCAACATGCTGTAATTGATTTAATGGGTCGATCCTCTAGACAAGGACTTCCTCCTTTTATAACCTCTTACTTTTCAGAAAAAATAGACATTATTCCAACAGATGACCAAAACACCGTCATATTACCTTTATGTACTGGAGATACGTATACTTTAGTTGCCGAAGCTATTCCAGGAGCAATTTATACTTGGACTAAAGACGAAGTCCCTATCCCAACTCCAACTATTCCATATGAGTTATTTATTGATGAAGCAGGTAATTATGAAGTCGTTATAGATCCAAGCACTAGTGACTGCGAGATTAAAGAAGGTCAAGCCATAGTAAGTTATTACGATATACCACTAGCAACACAACCAAGCGACTTAATTATTTGCGACGATAATAATGATGCAACCTCAACATTTGATTTGCAATTGCAAGATGCCAGTATATTAAATGGTCAAGATCCAATGCAATATAGTGTGCACTATTATTTATCTCAAATGGATGCAGATTTAGACGAAAACCAATTAGAAAGTCCATACACTAACTCTAATCCTATTGAAACCATTTTTGCTAGGGTTTATAATATTAATAATCCTAATTGTTTTGACACAACTAGTTTTAATTTAGAAGTCTATAATACGCCTACCATAGCTACACTAGTAGATTTGGCAGTTTGCGATGATATTACTGATGGAGATGACTCAAATGGACAATCAACTGTAGATTTATCCACTTATAATGCTCAAGTTTACAACTCCTTAAGTCCTGCTGTTTATGATATTTCTTATCATAACACGCAGTTAGATGCAGATGATAATACAAATCCATTACCAACAAATTATTATAACACGACGCCTTTTAACGAAACAATATATGTTAGATTAGAAAACAGTAATAATACCGACTGTTATGCTACCTCAAGTTTTGTTATTAATATAAACCCTGTACCAGAAGCTAATAACCAAATCTTGTTTCAATGTGATGAGGATGGTGTTCCGGATGGTTTTACAACTTTTAACTTAAATCAAGCCATTCCTGATATTACAAATAACGCAATTAATACAAGTACCACTTTTTATAGCAGTATGACTAATGCGGAAACAGAAACTAATCCTTTAAACGCTGAAGCCTATAATAATGCTTCCAATCCGCAAACAATTTATGCTGTTGTCACTAATACCACTTCAAGTTGCAAAGCAATCACTGAAGTTGTTTTAGAAGTTAGCGTAACACAAATTTCGGATTATAATGCACCAATAGTGTGTGATGAATTAGGATCTGAAGATGGTATAAACACCTTTAATTTGAATGATTTTTCTGCAGACATGCTAACGCTTCTACCTACTGGAATAACCATAAATTTTTACGAAACCTATGATGATGCTTTATTAGAAACAAATGCATTACCATTTACATACAATAACACGACGCCTTATAATCAAACAATTTATGCTAGAGCAGAAAACGATAATGCTTGTTACGGTATAAACCAAGTATTTTTGACAGTTAAACCATTACCTCAACTATCCGATGATCAAACCATCTTATATTGTTTAAATGAATTTCCTGAAACAATACAATTAAGTGCATCAACACCAACAAATAATAACTATTATTATGATTGGTCTACTGGCGAAACTACTGCTACAATAGACATAAATACAATTGGAACTTATACTGTAACTGCTACTACAGTTGATGGCTGTTCTAAAACTAAAACTATTATTGTAGAAGCGTCTAACGTAGCTACTATTGATAATATTGAAGTAATTGATGGCACTTTAAACAATAATATTATAACAATTTTAGCGTCAGGAGAAGGTAATTACCTTTATGAAATAATAAATGCAGAAAATTTATCATCTGGTTATCAAGAAAGTAATATCTTTAATAACGTAAAACCAGGTATTTATACCGTAAATGTCAAGGATACAAAAAACAATTGCGGTACTGTAAATCAATTATTTTCTGTAGTTGGATTTCCGTTGTTCTTTACACCAAATAACGATGGAAAAAATGATTATTGGCAAGTATATGGTGTGTCGTCTCAGTTTCAACCAAACTCGTTAATTCAAATTTTTAATAGATATGGTCAATTGTTAACAGAGTTTACACCAACAAGTAAAGGTTGGGATGGTACGTTTAACGGACTGCCTGTACCAACAAATGATTATTGGTTTACTGTAAAACTACAAGATGGTAGACTTTATAAAAGTCATTTTACTTTAAAAAGATAA
- a CDS encoding T9SS type B sorting domain-containing protein encodes MKKQILYTTVMLCITICFSQNETANWTFGENAGLNFNSGYPLPLGASQLNTTEGCASMSDTSGNLIIYSDGSTVWNKNHDIMTNGLDLLGNDSSTQSAIIIPKPNSDTIYYIFTVDDRAGSNGLRFSEVDLSLSGGLGAVTANKNILLESPITEKLTAVEASNGEDIWVISHRWESNEFVSYLVSDLGVSTTPVVSGIGTYYGGDINQTIGYLKASPNREKVASVVSYVSQVEVFDFNALTGQLTNPVYIPNLSTNNPGFYGCEFSPDSQLLYVSELNYDTNLSFIHQYNLGLNSASSIIASDVIVGQRTGSFGALQQALDGKIYVAEFDRTSMAVITDPNTIGVDCNVLSGFVNLNDKICQLGLPPFIQSYFYATNIFNNTCFGDVTEFYTEFSTSIDAIQWDFGDPASGINNTSTLLNPTHVFSSYGTFNVTINFVVDGQNQTLYRSLTITDKPPVLTLDPLYSCETDNLFNLQNAIPSSYLSPDYNIAYFETLEDAQQKENNIVNFSNYDATSTNQTIYITLSNGTFSDCFSISTLDLVTVSAPIVADEDVFLCKNSVSDFVTIDVGYLDLPHNQYSFLWLSSLETTPQIDAFQPGEYIVRITLLSSITTTNPEGCYADRLVTVTASSIPYIEEIITNNTTITVMVSGLGDYEYALDNINGPYQNENIFENTTAGNHIVYIRDKNHCGVAEAPIWLIKFPDYFTPNNDGKNDYWQVEGLSDNSKKNALVQIFDRYGKLLKQFKPSSIGWDGSFNGYPMPTNDYWFVVTLSNGLIYKNHFTLKR; translated from the coding sequence ATGAAGAAACAAATATTATATACAACCGTAATGCTGTGTATTACTATTTGTTTTTCACAAAATGAAACAGCAAACTGGACATTTGGAGAAAATGCTGGCCTTAATTTTAATTCTGGATATCCTTTACCTTTAGGTGCTTCTCAGTTAAATACTACCGAAGGTTGTGCTAGTATGTCTGACACTAGCGGAAACTTGATTATCTACTCTGATGGATCAACCGTATGGAACAAAAACCATGACATAATGACTAATGGATTGGATTTGCTAGGTAATGACTCTAGCACACAGTCTGCTATAATTATCCCAAAACCTAATAGTGACACCATCTATTATATTTTTACGGTAGACGACAGAGCTGGATCTAATGGCTTAAGGTTTTCTGAAGTTGATTTGTCTTTATCTGGTGGTTTAGGTGCAGTAACAGCTAATAAAAACATCTTACTAGAATCGCCTATTACAGAAAAACTTACAGCTGTCGAAGCGTCTAATGGTGAAGACATTTGGGTTATTAGCCACAGATGGGAAAGTAACGAGTTTGTTAGTTATCTGGTTTCAGATTTAGGTGTCTCAACAACACCTGTTGTATCTGGTATTGGAACATATTATGGAGGAGATATTAATCAAACCATAGGATATTTAAAAGCCTCTCCTAATAGAGAAAAAGTAGCTTCGGTTGTAAGTTATGTTAGTCAAGTAGAAGTATTTGATTTTAATGCGCTAACTGGACAACTCACAAATCCTGTTTATATTCCTAATTTAAGCACAAATAATCCAGGATTTTATGGTTGCGAGTTTTCACCAGATAGCCAATTACTTTATGTTAGCGAGTTAAATTATGATACAAACCTTTCCTTTATCCATCAATACAATTTAGGCTTAAATTCTGCGTCAAGCATAATTGCATCTGATGTTATCGTTGGACAAAGAACTGGGTCTTTTGGTGCCTTACAACAAGCGTTGGATGGAAAAATTTATGTTGCTGAGTTTGACCGAACGTCTATGGCTGTAATTACAGATCCTAATACTATTGGTGTGGATTGTAATGTATTGTCAGGATTTGTAAATTTAAATGACAAGATATGTCAATTAGGATTACCACCTTTTATTCAATCTTATTTTTACGCTACAAACATATTTAATAATACATGTTTTGGTGATGTCACAGAGTTTTATACAGAATTTAGCACAAGCATAGACGCCATACAATGGGATTTTGGAGATCCTGCTTCTGGCATTAACAACACCTCAACATTACTAAATCCAACACATGTTTTTTCAAGTTATGGCACCTTTAATGTTACTATAAATTTTGTTGTAGATGGTCAAAACCAAACCCTTTACAGATCCTTAACTATTACTGATAAACCACCTGTTTTAACTTTAGACCCATTATATAGCTGCGAAACGGACAATCTATTTAATCTACAAAATGCAATACCATCATCTTACTTGAGTCCAGATTATAATATTGCATATTTTGAAACTTTAGAAGATGCGCAACAGAAAGAAAATAATATAGTAAATTTTAGTAATTACGACGCAACAAGTACTAACCAAACAATCTACATAACACTATCTAATGGAACGTTTAGTGATTGCTTTTCTATAAGTACGCTAGATTTAGTAACCGTTTCTGCTCCAATCGTAGCTGATGAAGATGTTTTTTTGTGTAAAAATTCAGTCTCAGATTTTGTTACTATTGATGTCGGATATTTAGATTTACCACATAATCAATATTCATTTTTGTGGTTATCAAGTTTAGAAACCACACCACAAATTGATGCATTTCAACCTGGTGAATATATTGTAAGAATCACACTTTTAAGCAGCATAACAACCACTAATCCTGAAGGCTGTTATGCTGACCGATTGGTAACAGTTACAGCTTCAAGCATTCCTTACATAGAAGAAATTATTACAAATAACACAACAATAACGGTTATGGTTTCAGGTTTGGGTGATTATGAATATGCTTTGGATAACATAAATGGTCCTTATCAAAACGAAAACATTTTTGAAAACACCACTGCTGGTAACCACATAGTTTATATTAGAGATAAAAACCATTGTGGTGTTGCCGAAGCACCAATCTGGTTAATAAAATTTCCAGATTATTTTACACCAAATAATGATGGTAAAAATGATTATTGGCAAGTCGAAGGTTTAAGTGACAATTCTAAAAAAAACGCACTAGTTCAAATTTTTGATAGATATGGCAAATTGTTAAAACAATTTAAGCCTTCTAGCATTGGTTGGGATGGCAGTTTTAATGGCTATCCAATGCCAACTAACGATTATTGGTTTGTAGTAACCTTAAGTAATGGTTTAATTTATAAAAATCATTTTACATTAAAACGCTAG